In a genomic window of Bradyrhizobium ontarionense:
- a CDS encoding TatD family hydrolase: MLVDSHCHLDFPDFAEDLDGIVARAAAAGVGRLVTISTRVRRLPELLAIAERFDNVYCSVGTHPHNADEEDGIPAEELIALTKHPKVVALGEAGLDNFYDHGSKDAQERGFRAHIAAARATGLPLVIHTREADEQCSRILEEEMARGPFQAVLHCYTGGRELAMKAVDLGLHISFTGIVTFKKSDTLRALAAEVPADRIMVETDAPYLAPGKFRGKRNEPAYVVETAKVLAETRGVSFEEFSRQTTETFFRLFAKVPRPQEAA, from the coding sequence ATGCTGGTCGACAGCCATTGCCATCTGGATTTTCCGGATTTCGCCGAGGATCTGGATGGCATCGTCGCGCGTGCTGCCGCCGCAGGCGTCGGCCGGTTGGTGACGATCTCGACGCGGGTGCGGCGGTTGCCTGAGCTGCTCGCCATCGCCGAGCGCTTCGACAACGTCTACTGCTCGGTCGGCACCCATCCGCACAATGCGGACGAGGAGGATGGCATCCCGGCCGAGGAGCTGATCGCGCTGACCAAGCATCCGAAGGTGGTCGCGCTCGGCGAGGCCGGGCTCGACAATTTCTACGACCACGGCTCCAAGGACGCGCAGGAGCGCGGCTTCCGCGCGCATATCGCGGCCGCCCGCGCCACGGGCCTGCCGCTGGTGATCCACACCCGCGAGGCCGACGAGCAATGCAGCCGCATCCTCGAGGAGGAGATGGCGCGTGGACCTTTCCAGGCCGTGCTACATTGCTACACTGGCGGACGCGAGCTGGCGATGAAGGCGGTCGATCTTGGACTGCACATCTCGTTCACGGGCATCGTGACCTTCAAGAAGTCGGACACCTTGCGCGCATTGGCCGCCGAGGTGCCGGCCGATCGCATCATGGTCGAGACCGATGCGCCGTATCTCGCGCCCGGCAAGTTTCGCGGCAAGCGCAACGAGCCCGCTTACGTGGTCGAGACCGCGAAGGTGCTGGCGGAGACGCGCGGCGTCTCGTTCGAAGAGTTTTCGCGCCAGACCACCGAGACCTTCTTCAGGCTGTTCGCCAAGGTGCCGCGGCCACAGGAGGCTGCATGA
- a CDS encoding acyl-CoA synthetase: MSTNQYQLGLDKTPANYVPLTPLSFLARSAAVYPDHASTVYEGRSFTWRQTYERCRRFASYLAGRGIGEGDTVAAMLPNIPAMNEVHFAVPMAGAVLNTLNIRLDPPSIAFQLDHGQAKIILVDPEFSGVISEALKLMTGTKPFVIDVDDASYAGGSRIGEIEYEAAVASGDPTFEPRRPKDEWDAIAMSYTSGTTGNPKGVVTHHRGAYLNAVSNILAGGLGQHPVYLWTLPMFHCNGWCFPWTMAAAAGVNVCLRKVEPTKIFELIRTQGVTHMCGAPIVYNVLINAPDAPKGKREKPVVGLIAGAAPPVAVLEGAESIGIKLTHVYGLTEVYGPASVCAEQPGWDDLPPAERARLKRRQGVPYPLQEAVTVLDPETMKEVPHDGETIGEVMFRGNIVMKGYLKNEKATQEAFAGGWFHTGDLGVLDEHGYVIIKDRSKDIIISGGENISSVEVEDILYKHPAVLFAAVVAKPDPKWGEVPCAFVELKEGAEATEAEIIAYCRSHMSGFKTPKAVVFGPIPKTSTGKIQKFLLRSQVDSAKAISA; the protein is encoded by the coding sequence ATGAGCACGAACCAGTATCAGCTCGGCCTGGACAAGACGCCGGCCAACTACGTGCCTCTGACCCCGCTCAGCTTCCTGGCGCGCAGCGCGGCCGTCTATCCCGACCATGCCAGCACGGTCTATGAGGGCCGCAGCTTCACCTGGCGCCAGACCTATGAGCGCTGCCGCCGCTTCGCGTCCTATCTCGCAGGCCGCGGCATCGGCGAGGGCGACACGGTGGCGGCGATGCTGCCGAACATCCCGGCGATGAACGAGGTCCATTTCGCGGTGCCGATGGCCGGCGCCGTGCTCAACACGCTCAACATCAGGCTCGATCCGCCGTCGATCGCGTTCCAGCTCGATCACGGCCAGGCCAAGATCATCCTGGTCGATCCCGAATTCTCGGGCGTGATCAGCGAGGCGCTCAAGCTGATGACCGGGACGAAGCCGTTCGTGATCGACGTCGACGATGCGTCCTATGCCGGCGGCAGCCGTATCGGCGAGATCGAGTACGAAGCCGCCGTCGCGTCTGGCGATCCCACCTTCGAGCCGCGCCGCCCCAAGGACGAGTGGGACGCGATCGCGATGAGCTACACGTCGGGGACGACCGGCAATCCGAAGGGCGTCGTCACCCATCATCGCGGCGCCTATCTCAACGCCGTCAGCAACATCCTTGCGGGCGGACTCGGCCAGCATCCGGTCTATCTGTGGACGCTGCCGATGTTCCACTGCAACGGCTGGTGCTTCCCCTGGACCATGGCGGCCGCCGCCGGCGTCAATGTCTGCCTGCGCAAGGTCGAGCCGACCAAGATCTTCGAGCTGATCAGGACGCAAGGCGTCACCCACATGTGCGGCGCGCCGATCGTCTACAACGTGCTGATCAACGCGCCGGATGCGCCAAAGGGCAAGCGTGAGAAGCCCGTCGTCGGCCTGATCGCGGGCGCGGCACCACCGGTCGCCGTGCTGGAAGGCGCCGAGAGCATCGGCATCAAGCTGACGCATGTCTATGGCCTGACCGAGGTCTATGGCCCCGCCTCCGTCTGCGCCGAGCAGCCCGGCTGGGATGATCTGCCGCCGGCCGAGCGCGCGCGATTGAAGCGGCGCCAGGGCGTGCCCTATCCCTTGCAGGAAGCCGTCACCGTGCTCGATCCGGAGACGATGAAGGAAGTGCCGCACGATGGCGAGACCATCGGTGAGGTCATGTTCCGAGGCAACATCGTCATGAAGGGCTACCTCAAGAACGAGAAGGCCACGCAGGAGGCTTTTGCCGGCGGCTGGTTTCACACCGGCGATCTCGGCGTCCTCGACGAGCATGGCTATGTCATCATCAAGGACCGCTCCAAGGACATCATCATCTCCGGCGGCGAGAACATCTCGTCGGTCGAGGTCGAGGACATTCTCTACAAGCATCCCGCCGTGCTGTTTGCCGCCGTGGTCGCCAAGCCCGATCCGAAATGGGGCGAGGTGCCCTGCGCCTTCGTCGAGCTGAAGGAGGGCGCGGAAGCGACCGAGGCTGAGATCATCGCCTATTGCCGTAGCCACATGTCCGGCTTCAAGACGCCCAAGGCCGTGGTGTTCGGCCCGATCCCGAAGACGTCCACGGGCAAGATCCAGAAATTCCTGCTGCGCAGTCAGGTCGACTCGGCCAAGGCGATCTCGGCGTAA
- the metG gene encoding methionine--tRNA ligase, whose amino-acid sequence MAKASKTNVKKGKPAGAAKKKAAARSPVKAKASTKAKDKAKDKDAKDKASKKAKAAKAKTAPAKAKSKAPKTKATKGAAKKAVKAPAKKVAAKPAAPAAKKAAAKPAAANKPAATAKKPAATKPRAAPKTAAPAVADAPKPPRAAKPKAPRKPKVEATVVLDVEVLDVEVAEIEVPEVAEAATPVTAAPVDKNTFYVTTAIAYPNGIPHIGHAYEAIATDAIARFARLDGKDVFFLTGTDEHGLKMVQTAQNEGLTPSDLATRNAGRFRDMDERLNISFDRFIRTTEPAHHRSVQAIWNRMRENGDIYADSYAGWYSVRDEAYYAEDETVVGEDNVRRGPQGTPVEWVEEKSYFFRLSAYQDRLLSLYESQPDFIGPDARRNEIISFVRGGLKDLSISRTTFDWGVRVPHDDEHVMYVWVDALTNYITGVGFPDEGDANWKYWPADVHVIGKDIIRFHAVFWPAFLMSAGVPVPKRVYAHGFLFNRGEKMSKSVGNVVDPFNLADQYGVDQVRYFFLREVPFGQDGNYNHEAIVARINADLANDLGNLAQRSLSMITKQLGGVLPEPGEFSANDKAILAEADAMIGAARKAMATQQIHQWLNAVWSVVAEANRYFAGEAPWALAKTDPPRQRTVLYVTAEVIRQVAILTQPVMPAASAKLLDSLGIPDDQRTFARLGGDVRIAAGTQLPAPQAVFPRYIEPTAA is encoded by the coding sequence GTGGCCAAGGCCAGCAAGACTAACGTGAAGAAGGGCAAGCCCGCGGGCGCCGCGAAGAAGAAGGCTGCCGCCAGGTCGCCCGTGAAGGCCAAGGCGAGCACCAAGGCAAAGGACAAGGCGAAGGACAAGGACGCCAAAGACAAGGCGAGTAAGAAGGCCAAGGCCGCCAAAGCCAAAACCGCGCCGGCCAAAGCCAAGAGCAAAGCCCCGAAGACCAAGGCGACCAAAGGTGCGGCCAAGAAGGCCGTGAAGGCTCCTGCCAAGAAGGTCGCGGCAAAGCCTGCTGCACCTGCAGCCAAGAAGGCGGCCGCCAAGCCGGCAGCTGCGAACAAACCGGCGGCAACAGCGAAGAAGCCCGCCGCAACGAAACCGCGGGCTGCGCCGAAGACGGCTGCGCCCGCCGTTGCGGACGCGCCGAAGCCGCCGCGTGCCGCGAAGCCCAAGGCGCCGCGCAAGCCGAAGGTCGAGGCTACTGTGGTTCTTGACGTCGAGGTTCTTGACGTCGAGGTTGCCGAGATCGAGGTTCCCGAAGTCGCGGAAGCTGCAACTCCCGTCACGGCCGCGCCGGTCGACAAGAACACGTTCTACGTCACGACCGCGATCGCCTATCCCAACGGCATTCCGCATATCGGCCACGCCTATGAGGCGATCGCGACCGACGCGATCGCGCGCTTCGCGCGGCTCGACGGCAAGGACGTGTTCTTCCTGACCGGCACCGACGAGCACGGCCTGAAGATGGTGCAGACCGCGCAGAACGAGGGTCTGACGCCATCAGACCTCGCCACCCGCAATGCCGGCCGCTTCCGCGACATGGACGAGCGGCTGAACATCTCGTTCGACCGCTTCATCCGCACCACCGAACCCGCGCATCATCGCTCGGTCCAGGCGATCTGGAACCGCATGCGCGAGAACGGCGACATCTATGCCGACAGTTATGCCGGCTGGTACTCGGTGCGAGACGAGGCCTATTACGCCGAGGACGAGACGGTCGTCGGCGAGGACAATGTCCGCCGCGGCCCACAGGGCACACCGGTCGAATGGGTCGAGGAGAAGAGCTATTTCTTCCGGCTCTCGGCCTATCAGGACAGGCTGCTGTCGCTGTACGAGAGCCAGCCCGACTTCATCGGACCGGATGCGCGGCGCAACGAGATCATCAGCTTCGTCAGGGGCGGGCTGAAGGACCTCTCGATCTCGCGCACCACCTTCGACTGGGGCGTGCGGGTACCGCATGACGACGAGCACGTGATGTATGTTTGGGTCGACGCGCTCACCAACTACATCACTGGCGTCGGCTTCCCCGACGAGGGCGATGCCAACTGGAAGTACTGGCCGGCCGACGTCCACGTCATCGGCAAGGACATCATCCGCTTCCATGCGGTGTTCTGGCCGGCCTTCCTGATGTCGGCGGGCGTGCCCGTGCCGAAGCGGGTCTACGCCCATGGCTTCCTGTTCAACCGGGGCGAGAAGATGTCGAAATCGGTCGGCAACGTCGTCGACCCGTTCAATCTCGCCGACCAGTATGGCGTCGACCAGGTGCGCTATTTCTTCCTGCGCGAGGTGCCGTTCGGCCAGGACGGCAACTACAATCACGAGGCCATCGTGGCCCGCATCAATGCCGATCTCGCCAACGACCTCGGCAATCTCGCGCAGCGATCGCTGTCGATGATCACGAAGCAACTCGGCGGCGTGCTGCCTGAGCCCGGCGAATTCTCGGCCAACGACAAGGCGATCCTGGCGGAGGCCGACGCGATGATCGGTGCCGCGCGCAAGGCCATGGCGACTCAGCAGATCCACCAATGGCTCAACGCCGTGTGGTCGGTCGTGGCCGAGGCCAACCGCTACTTCGCGGGCGAGGCGCCGTGGGCGCTGGCCAAGACCGATCCGCCGCGGCAACGCACGGTGCTCTACGTCACCGCCGAGGTGATCCGGCAGGTCGCGATCCTGACCCAGCCGGTGATGCCCGCGGCCTCCGCGAAGCTGCTCGACAGCCTCGGCATTCCCGACGACCAGCGGACGTTCGCGCGGCTCGGCGGCGATGTCAGGATCGCGGCCGGCACGCAGCTGCCCGCGCCGCAGGCGGTGTTCCCGCGCTACATCGAGCCGACGGCGGCGTGA
- a CDS encoding DNA polymerase III subunit delta' has product MSARKVEPEIAVRHPRETTALFGHREAEAALLAAYRSGRMAHAWLIGGPQGIGKATLAYRMARFVLTHRDPAAAAVRAADSLFVPPDDHVARLIASEAHGGLLTLERSANDKGVLRTVITVDETRETISFFGSTAAVEGWRVCIVDTVDELNPNAANALLKILEEPPQQSLFLLVSHAPARVLATIKSRCRRLALRALSTDDVIRAAAEATGMDAADPALREAAKASEGSVARTLMLLGGDGLQLQTRTAALLATLPRIDPSELHALGDALGTSDRVALASFLDSIERWVAERLRAGDANAELPRLARLAEVWEKIVRAARDTESYNLERKPLVFSVFGMLAEATR; this is encoded by the coding sequence ATGAGCGCGCGCAAGGTCGAGCCGGAGATCGCGGTCCGCCACCCGCGCGAGACCACCGCTCTGTTCGGGCACCGCGAGGCCGAGGCCGCGCTGCTGGCGGCCTATCGCAGCGGACGGATGGCGCATGCCTGGCTGATCGGCGGCCCCCAGGGCATCGGCAAGGCCACGCTCGCCTACCGGATGGCGCGTTTCGTGCTGACGCACCGCGATCCGGCCGCAGCGGCGGTGCGCGCGGCCGATTCGCTGTTCGTGCCTCCGGACGACCATGTCGCGCGCCTGATCGCGTCGGAAGCTCATGGCGGGCTGCTGACGCTGGAGCGCTCGGCCAACGACAAGGGCGTGCTGCGTACCGTGATCACGGTCGATGAGACGCGCGAGACCATCTCGTTCTTCGGCTCGACCGCGGCGGTCGAGGGCTGGCGCGTCTGCATCGTCGACACCGTGGACGAGCTCAATCCCAATGCCGCCAACGCGCTGCTGAAGATCCTCGAGGAGCCGCCGCAACAATCGCTGTTTTTGCTTGTGAGCCACGCACCGGCGCGGGTGCTCGCCACCATCAAATCGCGCTGCCGCCGGCTGGCGCTGCGGGCGCTCTCGACCGACGACGTCATCAGGGCTGCGGCCGAGGCCACCGGCATGGATGCGGCCGATCCGGCGCTGCGGGAGGCGGCCAAGGCCTCCGAGGGCAGCGTCGCGCGCACCTTGATGCTCCTGGGCGGCGACGGGCTGCAGCTGCAGACCCGGACCGCCGCGCTGCTCGCGACCCTGCCGCGAATCGATCCGAGCGAGCTGCATGCCCTGGGCGACGCGCTCGGCACCAGCGATCGCGTCGCGCTGGCGAGCTTCCTCGACAGCATCGAGCGCTGGGTGGCGGAGCGGCTCCGAGCTGGCGACGCCAATGCGGAACTGCCGCGCCTTGCACGGCTGGCGGAGGTATGGGAAAAGATCGTCCGCGCCGCGCGCGACACCGAATCCTATAATCTGGAACGAAAACCGCTGGTTTTCTCGGTGTTCGGGATGCTCGCCGAAGCCACGCGCTGA
- a CDS encoding antibiotic biosynthesis monooxygenase family protein, translated as MMSLFFEVEVKPGRLDQYLQLAAALRPELDALGGCLFLDRYRSLSRDNLILSYQIWQDEGAMTAWRVHAHHHDIQTLGRDKVFSDYRLRVAELIHEVRPGQAAWQPEWRSTYNDPKRRAPSYVLAVETAGPQLSGVKELPVASFSSVYREGRFAHLVELPDEPTGLALSTRLHGEPGADNIRVVEVTRDYGMYDRREAPQYYPEKSRSDASD; from the coding sequence ATGATGTCGCTGTTCTTCGAGGTCGAGGTCAAGCCGGGCCGGCTCGACCAATATCTGCAGCTGGCGGCGGCGCTGCGGCCCGAGCTCGATGCGCTCGGCGGCTGCCTGTTCCTGGATCGCTACAGGAGCCTGTCGCGCGACAACCTCATCCTGTCCTACCAGATCTGGCAGGACGAGGGTGCCATGACCGCCTGGCGTGTCCATGCCCATCATCACGACATCCAGACGCTCGGCCGCGACAAGGTGTTCTCGGACTATCGTTTGCGCGTCGCCGAGTTGATCCATGAGGTCAGGCCGGGGCAGGCGGCGTGGCAGCCGGAGTGGCGCAGCACCTATAATGATCCCAAGCGGCGCGCGCCGAGCTACGTGCTGGCCGTCGAGACGGCCGGGCCGCAGTTGAGCGGCGTGAAGGAGCTGCCGGTCGCCAGCTTTTCCAGCGTCTACCGGGAAGGGCGCTTCGCGCATCTGGTCGAACTGCCGGATGAGCCGACCGGCCTCGCGCTGAGCACGCGATTGCACGGCGAGCCAGGCGCCGACAACATCCGCGTCGTCGAAGTCACGCGCGACTACGGCATGTACGACCGCCGCGAGGCGCCGCAATACTATCCGGAGAAGAGCAGGAGCGACGCATCGGACTGA
- a CDS encoding MBL fold metallo-hydrolase, whose protein sequence is MTLTLTILGCGSSAGVPRPALGWGACDPKNPRNRRRRCSLLAERRGAHGVTRVVIDTSPDLREQLIDAEVDHIDAVFLTHEHADQTHGIDDLRSVVMHQRRRIPVYLNQSTAKDIMHRFSYCFISPPGSDYPPILTQHAIEAGETQAVEGKGGELKLSAFLVQHGNIPALGYRIGNAAYTPDLNDIPEESWPALADLDLWIVDGLRYTQHSSHFSVNDALAWIERFKPKRAVITNMTADLDYEVLRQSLPDGVVPAYDGMQLEIG, encoded by the coding sequence ATGACGTTGACGCTCACGATCCTCGGCTGCGGTTCATCGGCGGGCGTGCCGCGCCCGGCGCTCGGGTGGGGTGCCTGCGATCCCAAGAATCCCAGGAACCGGAGGCGGCGCTGCTCGCTGCTGGCCGAGCGCCGCGGCGCCCATGGTGTCACGCGCGTCGTGATCGACACCTCGCCCGATCTGCGCGAGCAGCTGATCGACGCCGAGGTCGACCACATCGACGCGGTGTTCCTGACGCATGAGCATGCCGACCAGACCCATGGCATCGACGATCTGCGCTCAGTGGTGATGCATCAGCGGCGGCGCATTCCGGTCTACCTGAACCAGTCGACCGCGAAGGACATCATGCACCGGTTCTCGTATTGCTTTATCTCGCCACCGGGCAGCGACTATCCGCCGATCCTGACCCAGCATGCGATCGAGGCCGGCGAGACCCAGGCGGTGGAGGGCAAGGGCGGCGAGCTGAAACTGTCCGCCTTCCTGGTTCAGCACGGCAACATCCCGGCGCTCGGCTATCGCATCGGCAACGCCGCCTATACGCCGGATCTCAACGACATTCCGGAGGAGAGCTGGCCCGCGCTCGCGGACCTCGATCTCTGGATCGTCGACGGTCTGCGCTACACCCAGCACTCGAGCCATTTCTCGGTCAATGACGCGCTCGCCTGGATCGAGCGCTTCAAGCCGAAGCGCGCCGTCATCACCAATATGACCGCCGATCTCGACTACGAGGTGCTGCGCCAGAGCTTGCCCGACGGCGTGGTGCCGGCTTACGATGGCATGCAGTTGGAGATCGGGTAG
- a CDS encoding TRAP transporter large permease subunit, translating to MAHVEFTEIVVSEIVVETPRRRSLIGRIESVLGGLVEIPAALLVVAEIVILFTGVVARYGLHQPLIWSDELASILFLWLAMLGAVVAFRRGEHMRMTAMVAMAGPRLWAFLDVVATAAALAFLLMVAWPAYEYAYEESFITTPALQIANIWRAAALPVGIGLMVLFALLRLLRAADVRTLLAAVLTVAAVVALFWVAQPVLKPLGNINLVIFFVGVVGLCVFAGVPIAFAFGLAIFGYLALTTRTPLMVLVGRMDEGMSHLILLSVPLFVFLGLLIEMTGMARAMVAFLASLLGHVRGGLHYVLVGAMYLVSGISGAKAADMAAVAPVLFPEMKARGAKPGDLVALLAATGAQTETIPPSLVLITIGSVTGVSIAALFTGGLLPGVVLAFTLCTLVWWRYRNEDMSGVRRATGGEIGKAFVVAVPALALPFVIRAAVVEGVATATEVSTIGIVYGVLAGLLIYRRFDWRRLRPMLIETAALSGAILLIIGTATGMAWGLTQSGFSRALAAAMTGLPGGSASFIAVSILAFTILGSVLEGIPAIVLFGPLLFPIARAVGVHEVHYAMVIILAMGIGLFAPPFGVGYYAACAIGRVDPADGIRPIWGYLLALLIGLIVVAIFPWISIGFL from the coding sequence ATGGCGCATGTCGAGTTCACCGAAATCGTCGTCAGCGAGATCGTCGTCGAGACCCCTCGCCGCCGCTCGCTGATCGGCAGGATCGAATCAGTCCTCGGCGGACTGGTGGAGATCCCCGCGGCGCTCTTGGTCGTTGCCGAGATCGTGATCCTGTTCACCGGCGTGGTGGCGCGCTACGGGCTGCACCAGCCGCTGATCTGGTCGGACGAGTTGGCGTCGATCCTGTTCCTGTGGCTCGCGATGCTCGGCGCCGTCGTTGCGTTCCGCCGCGGCGAGCACATGCGCATGACGGCGATGGTCGCGATGGCCGGCCCGCGGCTGTGGGCCTTTCTCGACGTGGTGGCGACGGCAGCGGCGCTGGCGTTCCTGCTGATGGTCGCCTGGCCGGCTTACGAATATGCTTATGAGGAAAGCTTCATCACCACGCCGGCGTTGCAGATCGCCAATATCTGGCGCGCGGCGGCGTTGCCGGTCGGCATCGGCCTGATGGTGCTGTTTGCGCTGCTGCGGCTGTTGCGCGCGGCTGACGTCAGGACGCTGCTTGCCGCGGTCCTGACGGTTGCCGCCGTCGTTGCGCTGTTCTGGGTGGCGCAGCCGGTCCTGAAGCCGCTCGGCAACATCAATCTCGTGATCTTCTTCGTCGGCGTGGTCGGCTTGTGTGTCTTCGCCGGCGTGCCGATCGCGTTCGCGTTCGGGCTCGCCATCTTTGGCTATCTGGCGCTGACGACCCGCACGCCGCTGATGGTGCTGGTCGGCCGCATGGACGAGGGCATGAGCCATTTGATCCTGCTCTCGGTGCCGCTGTTCGTGTTCTTAGGCCTGTTGATCGAGATGACCGGCATGGCGCGCGCCATGGTCGCGTTCCTCGCGAGCCTGCTCGGTCACGTCCGTGGCGGACTGCATTACGTGCTGGTCGGCGCGATGTATCTGGTGTCGGGCATTTCGGGCGCCAAGGCGGCCGACATGGCTGCCGTTGCGCCGGTGCTGTTTCCGGAGATGAAGGCGCGCGGCGCCAAGCCCGGCGATCTCGTCGCCCTGCTCGCGGCCACCGGCGCGCAGACCGAGACGATTCCCCCGAGCCTGGTGCTGATCACCATCGGCTCGGTGACGGGCGTGTCGATCGCGGCGCTGTTCACCGGCGGGCTGCTGCCGGGCGTGGTGCTGGCGTTCACGCTGTGTACGCTGGTGTGGTGGCGCTATCGCAACGAGGACATGAGCGGTGTCCGCCGCGCGACTGGCGGTGAGATCGGCAAGGCCTTCGTGGTCGCAGTCCCTGCGCTCGCCCTGCCCTTCGTGATCCGCGCCGCGGTGGTCGAGGGGGTCGCGACGGCGACCGAAGTCTCCACCATCGGCATCGTCTACGGCGTGTTGGCGGGACTGCTAATCTACCGTCGCTTCGACTGGCGCCGCCTGAGGCCGATGCTGATCGAGACCGCGGCGCTGTCCGGCGCGATCCTCCTGATCATCGGCACCGCGACCGGCATGGCCTGGGGCCTGACTCAGTCGGGCTTTTCGCGCGCGCTGGCGGCCGCCATGACCGGGCTGCCCGGCGGCTCGGCCTCATTCATCGCGGTGTCGATCCTGGCCTTCACGATCCTCGGCAGCGTGCTGGAGGGTATTCCCGCCATCGTGCTGTTCGGGCCGCTGCTGTTCCCGATCGCGCGGGCTGTGGGCGTGCACGAGGTGCACTATGCCATGGTGATCATCCTGGCGATGGGAATTGGCCTGTTCGCGCCGCCTTTCGGGGTCGGATATTATGCCGCCTGCGCGATCGGCCGGGTCGATCCGGCCGACGGCATCCGCCCGATCTGGGGCTACCTGCTGGCGCTTCTCATCGGCCTCATCGTGGTTGCGATTTTCCCGTGGATTTCGATCGGCTTCCTGTAA